In Sphingobacterium sp. SRCM116780, the genomic stretch CTGTATCTATATAGATTCCCCATGTGCCATTATCAGAAGTGGTATAGCTGCATTTATGTATGCGGTTGAAAGGATTTTCACACAACATCAGACATGATCGCTGCTGATTCCATAGAAATGGTATACCTGCAATGTCGATAACAGGAAATCTTTCTAAATTCACATTTGAACGCTCTAATGCTATCTTTGCACCTTCAGGATCATAAATCTCCAATGGATGGAGCCATATGTACTCGTAGCGGTTATCATCCCTTTCCAGCCAGTTGTATTCTTTGAGATTACGATTGACCTTATCAAACAGCATCTCGTAATGGTCCTCCAATACCATCATTTCAAGGACATGGATCGTGTTGTTTTTATCTGCGGTATCGATAAGAATATCATGGAGGGAATCGACATAGAAATAAGCTCCTGCTATCTCAATGGTCGGCAGTATTCTTTCTTCATTTACATCCGTATTCATCTTGAATTCTTATCAGGTGAGGTTAATCTAAGACAGGTTCTCACAGGTTTCCGGCAGATTATATATCGGGGATGACGCTTTCTGGCCGCAATTTTCATAAGACCATGTTCTCCATACCTGCCATTCAGCGTGAAGGTTTTCCAGATGATAAGCGAAGCTGAAGACGCGCCAATGACCAGGCATACAACCGTGTTGATGCCAATCATATAGAAGATCATGACTAAGATCAGCACGGCAAGAAGCCCTCCTGAAAAAATGAAAAGGTATTGTGCCTTCAATCCTTTGAACTCGACTGTTCTTCCTATTCCTTTATTGATATTGTACTTCATAGCAAGAATTTTATAAGAAGAATGAGCGGAGAATGGTTGCTGCTACAATCAGGAAAATACAGGCTCCGAACCAGCTTGCTGCCGTCTTTGATGTATCCGGGTCTCCCGATGAGAACTTATTATACACTTTTACGCCTCCGATCAAACCGACGACGGCTCCAATTGCGTATATCAGTTTCGTGGCAGGCTCGAAATACGAAGTCACCATCTGTGTAGCCTCCTGAATTCCGGCCGCTCCATTTCCCTGAGCAAGTACAAGTTCAGAGGACAGAAACAGGATTGCCATGCCTAACAGAATTTTTTGTCTTTGATTTTTCATGCTTTCCAATAATTTTTGTTTAAAATCCCCGCTCTTGCGGGCTTGGAAACAAAGGTGTTGCAGGAATCAAAGGAGATCGGGAAGAGTTGTATCAAGGGGACTATATTTGCCGTCATTGTCCTAATTGGATATACACAGCCAAAAAAAAACACCAAACTCATTTTGAATTTGGCGTTTCTCTATACTGGGGATCCAATCACATTTTTGGCCCCTTACCCTTTTTCTTAAAGTTGTCACTTTGAGGCAACTCAATTTTTGCTTTCACGGGACGATCGAGCTGATTTCGGGCAATCAGTTCATCGATTCCTACTTTTTGCCTCGGGATTATGCGTCCTACAAAACGAAGTTTCAAACCGAGCTCTTTTAGAAAATCTGTCTCACGAAAGCCATTTTTGCGGTTCCATCCTACCGGGTCAAGCACCCGTACAAACGGAACTTTAACAAAAACAAGGTCTTTTGGATATTCCCGTATATTGTCATAATCAAGATCCTGCAGCCGATGGGTTTTAGGATTATAGGGAAACATGTAACATTTTTTCATCGGTACATAATGGTCACGTAATTCCGAAAAGCTGATTCCCATAGTGGAAAAATCGTCTTTTGGCCTTAAAAAATCATTTCGTGCGTCTGCGTAAAATGTATGCCCACAAATTGAGATCGTTGGCAGCTGTCCTAATTTTATCCTTCGGTGAAAAGCCTCCTGATCAACCATCACATCAAAATCATTCTTACCACTAACATCTGTGACTTTATATTTCTTGCACATTCCCTCAGGATCTAACCTGGTTAGTTGTGGAACGGAAACAGGTACATTTTTTTTCATTTCCTCATGATAGCACTCAAAATAGTAAGCGTCCGTTAAATCTTTCATCTCAAAAATTGAATGTCTATTCTTCTCATTCCCTTTTTCCCGTAATTCATTTTTATTCACATCAACAATCCACTCAAAATTGCCACACTTGTATATTGGCAGGTCTCTTTCTTTTTTCATAAAATTTTAATTTTTATCCTTCCGGGAAATGAAGGTAAAAATTGCAGTAAGGCAAGAATATTACGTGACCTAAAATGTCCTAAATAAGAATGTAAATGCCAATATTTTCTGCAAAGAAAAAGTTCATACCTTACACAAAATTGTTGATATCGAAATCATCAACATCATTTTTTTGTACCATAGAAGCCCCAACACTTTTACGTTCTAAAGTTTTATCAAGAAGGATTGCTATTCTTTTGGAAGCTCCTTCTATTGAATCTTCCAATACACTGAATAATTCCGTCCCCTGTACTTTTTGAACTACATCAATAACTAAATTTTGCTGCTCAGACTCCAGAGTATTTTGCTGGAGGAGTTTACCAACGCTCGTCAGCTCTTCAAGGGAAACACCCTGACTGAATCTGTTATCATAAGCTGGAAACTCTTCATCGTCCCACTCCCCATCAATAGTATTATCTTCAAACATATTTGAAGTTATAATATTCTTTACATCAGTTTTTGGTTCCACAATCTTGGGAATTGGTTCCATTATAGTACTCTTGTCAGCGATTTTATCTTCAAATGATCGTTGCCGTACGCTATCCACATTAGCTCTCCCCATAATATCTGGGTTCTTTATTTGAACCAAATTTTCAGGCTCGCTCTCATTGCTTTTTACAATTTTAACCTTGTCAATCGATAGGAGAAAAATGACTACTAATAAGCAGATCACAATGACTATCTGTAATAAACTATCCATGACATCTAATTAAAAAAGAGGTTTACATTTAGCTTCAAATTCTGCTATAAGCATATTTTCAAAAAGATCAAAGTGGTGCGAAAGGATATTATCAAAGTAGGCATACAGCGGTATTTTGTCTTCTCCTATAACTTGGGCAATCCGCGATAGCCGCTGATGATATTCCGGGCGCAGATAGATAATTTTACACCCACATTTATCCATTATTTTTGTCCTCAGGAACAAGCTTTCATAACTGGTTTGGCCTGACTGTATATGCTCACTGAGCTGGATGGTCACCTGAACTCTTTTCATTTGCTTTTTCATGATAATTAACTTTATATGGTTATAAAATTGGTTTAAACCGGTCATTGAAATATTGCGTAATATCATCGCCATACTCATTAAAATGCTGTTCAAGGATATTGTCAATATAGGAATACAGCGTAATTTTTTCCTCCCTTGTCAATTGCACAATGCGCAGTAACCGTTCATGATATTCAGACCTGATATAAACGACTTTTCCGTTACGCCCTGCCGGAAAACGGTTGACCAGAAATGTTTCTTCATAATCCATTTTTTTTGATGTACCTGCCCGAAACTTTTCCCGTGGTTTAACTTCTTTCTCCTGAAGCTGCTTTTTTGAAGAATCATCCACCAGAGGTTCTTCTCCGCTCATCACGTTCATCAGGTAATCCTCATCAACGATGGGTTTTTCAAAATCTTTACGTCCTTTATCTCTTGTCATTTTCCTGATATTACAAATGAATAATTCTCAAAAACTCTGATATAAAATTGTCTAATCGCGTCGCCTTCAATAACTGCGGTTCAGCTGGCAAAAGGCTTGAGCGAAACACATAATTGAGGGTATCGTCCGTTTCTTTTCGAAATCGTTTACTATCCATAATACTGGCTTTCATGATGGACAAGTCCAGTTCACGGATGACCTCACCATATGCCTGATAAAGACCTGTTTTTTCTCGGCCATCGACCTGATTCCAGAATAGCCATAAAGCCTGATTCTGGTTTTCATCGACCGAAGAAGGATGCTGCAGAAATGCTTTACTGAACGCAAGTGTACTTTCCACAACCAAACGGTCAGCAGTTATAGGAGAAAAAATAAAATCCATTGACTTGAGGGCACTTAATACCCCTTTTGTATTCGCTGTTCCAGGAAGGTCAAAGAAAATAATATCCGGCTCAACCGCTAACTGGTTCACATGCTCCAAAGCTTTGTGTAAAGCATCCTCCGCTTTGCACTTAACAATCGGGTATGCTTTTTTATTGATGCTCTGATATTGTTTCATCGCTGCTTTTTTATGAAAATCGCTCTCCATGATATTCTTCTTATCGCGATCCCTCATATTGGTCAAACTATGCTGCGGAAAATCACAATCCATAACCAGAATGTTGTACCCTAAACGGTAATGAAGGACACTTGCAAGCAATGTGGTAATTGTTGATTTTCCTACTCCGCCTTTTTGGGTGTAGATACTGACCTTTAAAGTTTGCTTTCTTGTTTCCATTGTTTCCATATTCTTTATTGTTTTACTTTTTAAGTGTGCAAGTATATTTACCTACAACTATTCTACCTGTTTGCTAGATGTACAGTTATTCATATTCATCACTGTGAAGGAGTGTACACAACTATGAAAGCAACAAGTTATTCTGTCAATAATTTAATTTCATGTACAGACTTTTACCTATATAACCTGTTTGCAGTTTTACCGCTTTTACACTTTTATGCTTTTATATTTTTAAAACCCAATGTTTTTATTGCTTACGAATTGATAGTTTCCACAAATTGCAAGCTTACAGGTTTACCAATCGTAATGCTTTGATATAAAGAAAACAAGGAATATGGGAGGTTATGGCTAACATGGAAATGCTAGCCTATTTTGTCCGGCATTTGCCAAATACCTTTTAAACTAATATCTATTTTTAGCGTTCTTTTATTTCCGTTCCCGTGAACGGAGCAAGTTGTGTTTAGAGTGCCTCAAAACTCGTTTTGTGCCCCAAAACTACTTGCTCCTGCCGAGGGCCAGGTGCATCCTCCGAAGTCGGATGCACTATTTTATTTTCTTCTTACTATTTGTATTCTTTTCGGTTATAAATGGCCGAATTAGGAACATGAAGGTCAGAGCTCCTACTGTTGCTCTAAAAGCATCTATGTTTTGCGGAAAAAGGTATGAAAGCGGTACGTAAAGGCGGGAGAAATCCCAAACTAAACAGGGCGGTTCACCGTTATGTTTTTCGTTTAACAGATCAGGAAAACAGTAAGTTTCTTTCATTATTTGAAGAATCAGGATTGGATACAAAGGCAAAATTTATAGTTTCTGTACTATTTAACAGGCAGATAAGATCCATTAAAATAGATGCCGGAGCTGCAGAATACACAACAAAATTGTCCCAGTTCTTCTCTCAATTCAGAGCGATTGGGGTGAATTACAACCAGGTAGTAAAGGTTCTTCATACAAATTTCAGTGATAAAAAGACAATCCTTTACATTGGGAAACTTGAAAAACAAACCATTGAATTAGCTGGTCTGTGCAAGGAAATATTGATTCTTTCTCAACATTTTGAAAAGGAATATCTTCTTAAAAAGGAAAATTTATGATCGCAAAAATTGGAAGAGGTACCAACATTTATGGAGCATTGCAGTACAATAATATTAAAGTTGCTGAAAAAAAAGGCGAAATTCTGCACTTGAACAATATGAAGGAAACGCCTGATGGCATATATACAACAGGTCAATTGTTATCTTCTTTTCTACCCTATTTATTCGC encodes the following:
- a CDS encoding ParA family protein — encoded protein: METRKQTLKVSIYTQKGGVGKSTITTLLASVLHYRLGYNILVMDCDFPQHSLTNMRDRDKKNIMESDFHKKAAMKQYQSINKKAYPIVKCKAEDALHKALEHVNQLAVEPDIIFFDLPGTANTKGVLSALKSMDFIFSPITADRLVVESTLAFSKAFLQHPSSVDENQNQALWLFWNQVDGREKTGLYQAYGEVIRELDLSIMKASIMDSKRFRKETDDTLNYVFRSSLLPAEPQLLKATRLDNFISEFLRIIHL
- a CDS encoding DUF4133 domain-containing protein encodes the protein MKYNINKGIGRTVEFKGLKAQYLFIFSGGLLAVLILVMIFYMIGINTVVCLVIGASSASLIIWKTFTLNGRYGEHGLMKIAARKRHPRYIICRKPVRTCLRLTSPDKNSR
- a CDS encoding DUF3408 domain-containing protein, with amino-acid sequence MKKQMKRVQVTIQLSEHIQSGQTSYESLFLRTKIMDKCGCKIIYLRPEYHQRLSRIAQVIGEDKIPLYAYFDNILSHHFDLFENMLIAEFEAKCKPLF
- the mobA gene encoding conjugal transfer protein MobA, yielding MKAVRKGGRNPKLNRAVHRYVFRLTDQENSKFLSLFEESGLDTKAKFIVSVLFNRQIRSIKIDAGAAEYTTKLSQFFSQFRAIGVNYNQVVKVLHTNFSDKKTILYIGKLEKQTIELAGLCKEILILSQHFEKEYLLKKENL
- a CDS encoding conjugal transfer protein TraD, whose translation is MDSLLQIVIVICLLVVIFLLSIDKVKIVKSNESEPENLVQIKNPDIMGRANVDSVRQRSFEDKIADKSTIMEPIPKIVEPKTDVKNIITSNMFEDNTIDGEWDDEEFPAYDNRFSQGVSLEELTSVGKLLQQNTLESEQQNLVIDVVQKVQGTELFSVLEDSIEGASKRIAILLDKTLERKSVGASMVQKNDVDDFDINNFV
- a CDS encoding DUF4134 domain-containing protein codes for the protein MAILFLSSELVLAQGNGAAGIQEATQMVTSYFEPATKLIYAIGAVVGLIGGVKVYNKFSSGDPDTSKTAASWFGACIFLIVAATILRSFFL
- a CDS encoding DUF3408 domain-containing protein — its product is MTRDKGRKDFEKPIVDEDYLMNVMSGEEPLVDDSSKKQLQEKEVKPREKFRAGTSKKMDYEETFLVNRFPAGRNGKVVYIRSEYHERLLRIVQLTREEKITLYSYIDNILEQHFNEYGDDITQYFNDRFKPIL